The following proteins come from a genomic window of Alnus glutinosa chromosome 10, dhAlnGlut1.1, whole genome shotgun sequence:
- the LOC133880474 gene encoding metalloendoproteinase 4-MMP produces MPFPIQKSKKKRKVYKLKATMFLFLFFFIFLLGSPPCILARKAPVFTLNDNPVSAVKRFLNAARGSEVTGISEFKKHFHRFGYLPLQNDSTLLTDTFDDRFVSAVTLYQAKLGLPTTGKLDFATVSQVTTPRCGVPDTLDAPDTLHGTKHYVYFPGKPRWARRMPMNLTYAFSPVNFINSLSLSDIRVVFKRSFARWASVIPVSFTETDDYGFADIKIGFYNGDHGDGEAFDGVLGVLAHSFSPESGRFHLDAAETWAVDFGTEKSPVAVDLESVATHEIGHLLGLAHSSVKEAVMYPSLKPRDKKVDLTVDDIEGVQALYGSNPNFRSGNLLESDISSNQAVDHRISTSEWATMPLVLILCLCM; encoded by the coding sequence ATGCCTTTTCCAatccaaaaaagtaaaaagaaaagaaaagtttataAGCTCAAAGCCACCatgtttctctttctcttcttcttcatcttccttcTCGGCTCACCGCCATGCATTCTCGCCAGAAAAGCACCGGTATTCACGTTGAATGATAATCCGGTAAGTGCTGTCAAAAGGTTTCTCAACGCGGCAAGAGGCAGCGAAGTGACCGGCATATCGGAATTCAAGAAACACTTCCATCGTTTCGGGTATCTCCCATTGCAAAACGACAGTACTCTCTTAACCGATACATTCGACGACCGGTTCGTATCGGCTGTTACACTCTACCAAGCGAAACTCGGCCTCCCCACCACCGGTAAGCTCGATTTCGCTACGGTTTCTCAAGTTACCACGCCGAGATGCGGCGTGCCCGACACACTCGATGCACCCGATACGTTGCATGGAACGAAACACTACGTATATTTCCCGGGAAAACCTCGCTGGGCTCGCCGAATGCCGATGAATCTCACTTACGCATTCTCGCCGGTGAATTTTATCAATTCCTTGAGCTTATCGGACATAAGGGTCGTATTCAAGCGTTCATTTGCCAGGTGGGCATCGGTTATTCCGGTGAGTTTCACCGAGACAGACGACTATGGCTTCGCAGATATCAAAATAGGGTTTTACAACGGCGATCACGGCGACGGAGAGGCGTTCGACGGGGTTCTCGGAGTGCTGGCCCACTCATTTTCGCCCGAGAGCGGGAGGTTCCACCTCGATGCGGCGGAGACGTGGGCCGTTGATTTTGGTACCGAGAAATCGCCGGTGGCCGTGGATTTGGAATCGGTGGCGACCCACGAGATCGGGCATTTGCTAGGTTTGGCACACAGTTCCGTTAAGGAAGCCGTAATGTACCCTAGTTTGAAGCCTAGGGATAAGAAGGTGGATTTGACGGTGGATGATATAGAGGGAGTGCAAGCTCTGTACggatcaaaccctaattttaggTCTGGGAATTTGTTAGAGTCTGATATTTCCTCAAATCAGGCCGTTGATCACAGAATTAGTACATCTGAGTGGGCCACCATGCCTCTGGTTTTGATTCTCTGTTTGTGCATGTAA